CCGGCTTCGCGCCCGAGGTCCAGCCGGGGGTGGCCACGTAGACGGGCGTCTCCTGCCCGCCGGAGTGGCAGTAGACGCCGCTGCAGGTGCCGGTGGCGGGGTCGTACGCGGCCGAGGCCGAGGCGCGCGCCTTCGGAGAGCCCGCCGGCGCGGCGGCCTCGTAGAGCGTCACCTCGACCGTGCCGTCGAAGTGCCGGGCGCGATCGATCGGGTGGCAGTTTCCGCAGCCGAAGGAATAGACCGGCGGCGCTTCGGCCGGCGACGCGGCGGGGAAGAGGTCCTGCAGGATCCAGACGCTGCCGTAACCCGCCGCCGGGCGCGGCGCGCCGAGGCCGTCGTGCGCCAGGTGCGCCCCGGTGGCCGGTGGGAATCCGTGGCAGGCGGTGCAGTCGGCGCCGACACCCCCCGCGTCCACGTCCACGACACCGTCCAGGTGATGTCCGCCGGCGAGGTCGATGGTGCCGTCCGGCAGGACGGTGGACGGGTGGCAGCCGCGGCAGGCGGTCATGGGGAGGTGGGGCGCCGGGGGAGGGTAGCCGTGGCAGACGGAGCAGGCCACGGCGAGCGGCCGCGTCGGGGCGTTGTCGACGTAGACCCAGGATGGCGCGGGTGGAGGGGACCGCATCTTCGCGCCGTGGCAGTAAACGCCGGAGCAGGTGCGCGCCGCCGCGTCCCACTGCGGCGACGCTCCGCCGGCGCCGGCCAGCGCGCCGAACCGCACCGTGGCAGGGGGCTCGCCAGGCGCGCAGTCGCTGGCGCGGGCGTGGCACTCGGCGCAAGCGAGCGCCGGGTGAGCCACGGAGTCGCGGTCGTGGTCGACGTGAGCCGCGACGGCGGGGTTCGCGGGGTCGCACGCCGGCGCACCGGTGGCTCGCGCCGGCGCGGTCCGGCGGGCACCCGTGGCGGGCGCCAAGGACGCCTCCCAGCTCGGCGCGACGGAGCAGGC
This Anaeromyxobacter diazotrophicus DNA region includes the following protein-coding sequences:
- a CDS encoding CxxxxCH/CxxCH domain c-type cytochrome — its product is MRSRLVCSASPFTLALASTLLACSVAPSWEASLAPATGARRTAPARATGAPACDPANPAVAAHVDHDRDSVAHPALACAECHARASDCAPGEPPATVRFGALAGAGGASPQWDAAARTCSGVYCHGAKMRSPPPAPSWVYVDNAPTRPLAVACSVCHGYPPPAPHLPMTACRGCHPSTVLPDGTIDLAGGHHLDGVVDVDAGGVGADCTACHGFPPATGAHLAHDGLGAPRPAAGYGSVWILQDLFPAASPAEAPPVYSFGCGNCHPIDRARHFDGTVEVTLYEAAAPAGSPKARASASAAYDPATGTCSGVYCHSGGQETPVYVATPGWTSGAKPGCDGCHANPPRYATGGAGAADANSHLALADDGWEYGHFLGLPGPFHGPKHGGAWAGEDAAPITCQTCHFDTTDPSSAGPSGFYWLDTTGAYQLPGGDPSRLTTSWYAELQCTTCHTGQAGGAPAGAGKVLPLRHVNGRRDVAFDPRLSLTALDWLPPAPGRPSRPYWETNAGTYMPWPPDVTWDGGTASFSLAASSYDPATKTCSNVACHLVEQPVWGRPYQWITDGGPTCNACHPM